From the Romeriopsis navalis LEGE 11480 genome, one window contains:
- a CDS encoding chloride channel protein codes for MSWQDDWFKRIQATFRPTQIAVFEACVIGLLSGLAAVFLKQSVGFWGGLRLNVATQYPAWIVLPLIGAIGGGLSGLLIDQISKEAAGSGIPEIKIALAGLPTRLNLRLAIAKILSTLLNLSSGFPLGRQGPTVQIGAAIAAQFSRWFPTSPEHRRQLIAAGAAAGLAAGFNAPIAGVLFVIEELLQDVSGMTLGTAILASFVGAVVSRFLGGESIVTQGLMQIQPEFHLVHIPLFLLLGALLGVLGVFFVKGILLSRRLQQRWMPNSFTKKIAIVGAFAGIMAALLPAALRDSASLHEVSHTSGFTGTLLALVFGVKLILTLFAAGSGAPGGIFAPSLVLGSTFGYLFAYGVATLAGLTHLDIGMTGTASFTSTFALTGMAAFFSAVTRGPVTAIIIVFEMTGDFDLVLPLMIGSVTAYWVGESLHSGSIYQYLLQERGIQLQTIAPSDSKLANLTAADLMQRQVESLASDTTVEKAKALFLSSHHRGFPVVTEGELIGILTQSDLTRNPLLDATTTTIAEIMTAKPVTVRPYDALSQVLYLLNRYQISRLPVVDHHKLVGIITRADIIRAESEQLTGSENADREQFEPSYLVYQTREPEIGVGRLLVPIANPATAGTLLKIAATIAQKQHYEIECVHILLIPTHLSPAETWINPSASRALVDQAAQLSQRYEIAVHTQVRVGHSIANTVLEIIQERLIDLLVMGWSGTSSTPGFVFGNVVDTLVQQANCRIMLVKLPVAALAPASFERWLMPTAGGPNSRQAMRLLPGLMQLGQAPTIYLCNIARPNQAELSSDALKSAITMVQERVDAPVQSLHVCSPTIAQAIVDLAMHHQCDVVMLGATRTGMLQQAIKGNIPQEIARRCDCTVIIVREAMG; via the coding sequence TGGATTGTGCTGCCGCTAATTGGGGCGATCGGCGGTGGATTATCGGGACTGCTAATTGATCAAATCTCGAAAGAGGCGGCAGGCAGCGGCATTCCCGAAATTAAAATTGCCCTCGCGGGGTTGCCAACCCGCCTAAATCTGCGACTCGCAATCGCCAAAATTCTGAGTACCTTACTTAACCTCAGTTCGGGATTTCCCCTGGGACGTCAAGGGCCGACGGTGCAAATCGGGGCGGCGATCGCCGCGCAGTTCAGTCGCTGGTTTCCCACCTCACCGGAGCATCGGCGGCAACTGATTGCGGCGGGTGCAGCGGCGGGTTTGGCCGCAGGCTTTAATGCCCCGATCGCGGGCGTACTGTTTGTCATCGAAGAATTGCTCCAAGATGTTTCGGGCATGACTTTGGGCACGGCGATTCTGGCTTCCTTTGTCGGTGCTGTAGTTTCGCGCTTTCTGGGAGGAGAATCGATCGTCACTCAGGGCCTGATGCAGATTCAGCCCGAGTTTCATTTGGTGCATATTCCCCTGTTTCTGCTGCTTGGTGCTTTGTTAGGTGTTTTAGGCGTGTTTTTTGTTAAGGGTATTTTGCTAAGTCGCCGCTTACAGCAGCGCTGGATGCCGAATAGTTTTACTAAAAAAATTGCGATCGTCGGTGCCTTTGCTGGAATTATGGCAGCTTTGCTCCCAGCCGCACTGCGGGATAGTGCGAGTTTGCATGAAGTCAGTCATACGAGCGGATTTACGGGCACCCTATTGGCCTTAGTCTTTGGCGTCAAGCTGATTCTGACCCTATTTGCGGCGGGCTCAGGTGCCCCCGGTGGGATCTTTGCCCCCTCATTAGTCCTCGGTTCAACCTTTGGTTATCTGTTTGCTTATGGAGTAGCGACCTTGGCTGGCCTGACGCACCTCGACATCGGCATGACGGGTACTGCCAGCTTTACCAGTACTTTTGCGCTGACGGGGATGGCGGCATTTTTTAGTGCCGTGACGCGTGGACCAGTCACCGCGATTATTATTGTGTTTGAGATGACTGGGGATTTTGATTTAGTATTGCCGTTGATGATCGGTTCTGTGACAGCTTATTGGGTCGGTGAGTCATTACATAGTGGTTCGATTTATCAATATTTGCTGCAGGAACGTGGCATTCAGCTCCAAACGATCGCGCCCTCGGACTCCAAGCTGGCGAATCTAACCGCGGCCGATCTGATGCAACGTCAGGTTGAATCCCTTGCGTCGGATACCACCGTTGAGAAGGCTAAGGCGTTGTTCCTTAGTTCCCATCATCGTGGGTTTCCGGTGGTGACCGAAGGTGAATTGATTGGTATCCTGACGCAGTCAGACTTAACCCGTAATCCTTTGCTTGATGCGACCACGACCACCATTGCCGAGATTATGACGGCGAAGCCGGTGACGGTGCGTCCCTATGACGCCTTAAGTCAGGTGCTCTATTTACTGAATCGCTATCAAATTAGTCGTTTACCCGTGGTTGATCACCATAAGCTCGTCGGCATCATTACGCGGGCGGACATTATCCGGGCGGAATCGGAGCAATTGACAGGTAGCGAAAACGCCGATCGTGAACAGTTTGAGCCGTCCTATTTAGTCTATCAAACCCGAGAACCGGAGATCGGGGTGGGGCGTTTATTGGTGCCGATCGCTAATCCGGCAACTGCAGGGACATTACTCAAAATAGCCGCGACGATCGCCCAGAAGCAGCACTACGAGATTGAATGTGTTCATATTCTGTTGATTCCAACCCACTTATCACCGGCTGAAACTTGGATTAATCCGTCCGCTAGCCGTGCGCTGGTTGATCAAGCCGCGCAGCTCAGTCAACGCTACGAAATTGCGGTGCATACTCAAGTCCGGGTTGGCCATAGCATTGCCAATACGGTTTTAGAAATCATTCAAGAACGTTTGATTGACCTATTGGTGATGGGTTGGAGTGGCACCAGTAGTACCCCTGGATTTGTCTTTGGTAATGTCGTGGATACGCTGGTCCAACAGGCAAACTGTCGCATTATGCTCGTGAAGCTGCCGGTTGCCGCGTTAGCGCCAGCATCGTTTGAACGTTGGTTGATGCCGACAGCCGGTGGCCCTAATTCACGGCAAGCCATGCGATTGTTGCCTGGGCTGATGCAGTTAGGCCAGGCACCCACGATTTATCTCTGTAATATCGCACGGCCGAATCAGGCAGAGTTGTCATCTGACGCACTCAAGTCGGCGATCACGATGGTGCAAGAGCGGGTGGATGCCCCCGTACAATCCCTGCATGTCTGTAGTCCCACAATTGCGCAGGCGATCGTTGACTTAGCGATGCATCATCAGTGTGATGTGGTGATGTTAGGTGCGACCCGTACCGGCATGTTGCAGCAAGCGATTAAGGGGAATATCCCCCAGGAGATTGCACGTCGCTGTGACTGTACGGTGATTATTGTCCGAGAAGCAATGGGTTAG